The Musa acuminata AAA Group cultivar baxijiao chromosome BXJ1-3, Cavendish_Baxijiao_AAA, whole genome shotgun sequence genome window below encodes:
- the LOC103979299 gene encoding probable WRKY transcription factor 9 isoform X1, with product MSSKRERIMHIDLSLETADDEVRALEEAEDGGDREEEEEEKEEGEVAISNEDKEANKHQEEIQTEEKEQSYEKTTAEDVIKDELCVLQAEMERMKEENRMLEEAIDRTMKDYYDLQIKFADIQQEDQPKEHQVFLSLGRQSSGEIKQAKVADRGSGLADDEELCLSLSLQTHVDPHQRDDAREEKGKGLKSWAAGELTTITSQSINPATRKTRVSVRARCQGPPMNDGCQWRKYGQKVAKGNPCPRAYYRCTVAPGCPVRKQVQRCLEDMSILVTTYEGTHNHPLPVGATAMASTTAASANSLSSSPLSYLNPYLANPSPQLSTMRSFTSSAGYSGIFGGRQQLDILGPHHQATSSAAGGGSWISTGHGVWNGEDEKSLAEQVGVIASTHR from the exons ATGTCGTCGAAGAGGGAGAGGATAATGCACATAGATCTCTCCTTGGAGACTGCAGATGATGAGGTTAGAGCACTAGAAGAAGCTGAAGATGGTGGTGatcgagaagaagaggaggaagaaaaagaagaaggtgaAGTAGCCATTTCCAATGAAGACAAGGAAGCAAATAAACATCAAGAGGAGATCCAAACGGAGGAAAAGGAACAAAGTTATGAGAAGACCACGGCAGAAGATGTGATCAAAGATGAG TTGTGCGTGTTACAAGCCGAGATGGAACGCATGAAAGAAGAGAACAGGATGCTTGAAGAGGCCATCGATCGCACCATGAAGGATTATTATGATCTACAGATAAAATTTGCAGACATCCAGCAAGAGGACCAACCAAAA GAGCATCAGGTTTTCCTTTCGCTTGGAAGACAGAGCTCTGGTGAGATCAAGCAGGCTAAGGTAGCTGATCGAGGCAGTGGCTTGGCAGATGACGAGGAGCTGTGCTTGTCTTTGAGTCTCCAAACCCATGTTGATCCACATCAAAGAGACGAcgcaagagaggagaaagggaagGGTCTGAAAAGCTGGGCCGCCGGCGAATTGACCACCATCACAAGTCAAAGCATCAATCCAGCCACCAGAAAAACTAGGGTTTCGGTCAGAGCAAGATGCCAAGGGCCTCCC ATGAATGATGGATGCCAATGGAGGAAGTATGGGCAGAAGGTGGCGAAGGGGAATCCATGCCCCAGAGCTTACTATCGATGCACCGTCGCGCCGGGATGCCCGGTGAGGAAGCAG GTGCAGCGATGCCTGGAGGACATGTCGATACTTGTGACGACCTACGAAGGCACACACAACCATCCCCTACCGGTCGGCGCGACTGCCATGGCTTCCACAACAGCAGCATCAGCTAATTCCTTATCTTCCTCGCCATTATCGTACCTGAACCCTTACCTGGCAAACCCTTCTCCACAGCTATCAACCATGCGCAGCTTCACAAGCTCTGCCGGCTACTCCGGCATCTTTGGTGGGAGGCAACAACTTGATATCTTAGGACCCCATCATCAAGCAACCAGCAGTGCTGCTGGTGGAGGTTCTTGGATATCCACTGGTCATGGAGTCTGGAATGGTGAGGATGAGAAGTCATTAGCAGAACAAGTTGGTGTCATTGCTTCGACCCATAGATGA
- the LOC103979299 gene encoding probable WRKY transcription factor 9 isoform X2, giving the protein MSSKRERIMHIDLSLETADDEVRALEEAEDGGDREEEEEEKEEGEVAISNEDKEANKHQEEIQTEEKEQSYEKTTAEDVIKDELCVLQAEMERMKEENRMLEEAIDRTMKDYYDLQIKFADIQQEDQPKVFLSLGRQSSGEIKQAKVADRGSGLADDEELCLSLSLQTHVDPHQRDDAREEKGKGLKSWAAGELTTITSQSINPATRKTRVSVRARCQGPPMNDGCQWRKYGQKVAKGNPCPRAYYRCTVAPGCPVRKQVQRCLEDMSILVTTYEGTHNHPLPVGATAMASTTAASANSLSSSPLSYLNPYLANPSPQLSTMRSFTSSAGYSGIFGGRQQLDILGPHHQATSSAAGGGSWISTGHGVWNGEDEKSLAEQVGVIASTHR; this is encoded by the exons ATGTCGTCGAAGAGGGAGAGGATAATGCACATAGATCTCTCCTTGGAGACTGCAGATGATGAGGTTAGAGCACTAGAAGAAGCTGAAGATGGTGGTGatcgagaagaagaggaggaagaaaaagaagaaggtgaAGTAGCCATTTCCAATGAAGACAAGGAAGCAAATAAACATCAAGAGGAGATCCAAACGGAGGAAAAGGAACAAAGTTATGAGAAGACCACGGCAGAAGATGTGATCAAAGATGAG TTGTGCGTGTTACAAGCCGAGATGGAACGCATGAAAGAAGAGAACAGGATGCTTGAAGAGGCCATCGATCGCACCATGAAGGATTATTATGATCTACAGATAAAATTTGCAGACATCCAGCAAGAGGACCAACCAAAA GTTTTCCTTTCGCTTGGAAGACAGAGCTCTGGTGAGATCAAGCAGGCTAAGGTAGCTGATCGAGGCAGTGGCTTGGCAGATGACGAGGAGCTGTGCTTGTCTTTGAGTCTCCAAACCCATGTTGATCCACATCAAAGAGACGAcgcaagagaggagaaagggaagGGTCTGAAAAGCTGGGCCGCCGGCGAATTGACCACCATCACAAGTCAAAGCATCAATCCAGCCACCAGAAAAACTAGGGTTTCGGTCAGAGCAAGATGCCAAGGGCCTCCC ATGAATGATGGATGCCAATGGAGGAAGTATGGGCAGAAGGTGGCGAAGGGGAATCCATGCCCCAGAGCTTACTATCGATGCACCGTCGCGCCGGGATGCCCGGTGAGGAAGCAG GTGCAGCGATGCCTGGAGGACATGTCGATACTTGTGACGACCTACGAAGGCACACACAACCATCCCCTACCGGTCGGCGCGACTGCCATGGCTTCCACAACAGCAGCATCAGCTAATTCCTTATCTTCCTCGCCATTATCGTACCTGAACCCTTACCTGGCAAACCCTTCTCCACAGCTATCAACCATGCGCAGCTTCACAAGCTCTGCCGGCTACTCCGGCATCTTTGGTGGGAGGCAACAACTTGATATCTTAGGACCCCATCATCAAGCAACCAGCAGTGCTGCTGGTGGAGGTTCTTGGATATCCACTGGTCATGGAGTCTGGAATGGTGAGGATGAGAAGTCATTAGCAGAACAAGTTGGTGTCATTGCTTCGACCCATAGATGA
- the LOC135637622 gene encoding transmembrane emp24 domain-containing protein p24delta3-like, whose translation MSGGGVVILRLAVVPLLLWPLLLAPGAAAVWLNLPASGTKCVSEEIQPNVVVLANYAVASDGDDIARQTIAAKVTSPYGNTLHNQEHVSAGQFAFTTTEAGSYVACFWIDSGNSDVGLSVSLDWKIGIAAKDWDSVAKKDKIEGVELELTKLEAEVQAIHVNLLYLKSREALMREVSERTNARVALFSILSLGVCIVVSILQSWHLKSYFRKKKLI comes from the exons ATGAGTGGGGGCGGGGTGGTGATCCTGCGGCTCGCCGTGGTGCCGCTTCTCCTGTGGCCTCTGCTGTTGGCGCCGGGAGCAGCCGCTGTGTGGCTGAACCTGCCCGCCTCGGGCACCAAGTGCGTGTCGGAGGAGATACAACCCAACGTGGTGGTGCTCGCTAACTACGCCGTCGCCTCCGACGGCGACGACATCGCCCGCCAAACCATCGCCGCAAAG GTTACATCTCCATATGGGAACACACTTCACAACCAAGAGCATGTTTCAGCAGGTCAATTTGCGTTCACAACTACTGAGGCTGGCAGCTACGTGGCATGTTTCTGGATAGATAGTGGCAACAGTGATGTAGGTTTAAGTGTTAGCCTTGACTGGAAGATAGGAATTGCAGCAAAGGACTGGGATTCGGTTGCCAAAAAGGATAAGATTGAG GGCGTAGAGCTGGAGCTGACAAAACTAGAAGCAGAAGTGCAAGCAATTCATGTGAACCTGCTTTATCTCAAGTCCAG GGAAGCACTGATGAGGGAAGTGAGCGAGAGGACCAATGCAAGGGTTGCATTGTTTAGTATTCTGTCCCTTGGTGTTTGCATTGTAGTCTCCATCTTGCAGTCGTGGCACCTGAAGAGTTATTTTCGGAAGAAGAAACTCATCTAG